A part of Patescibacteria group bacterium genomic DNA contains:
- a CDS encoding O-antigen ligase family protein, translating into MANNKKNIVFFLEKGLNFSFYFFLLILPLQTRYIIKSGVLGTGYSEYGTVSLYASDIVLAVVILFAIFLAVVGFLKRNDTQKNERPAVINKLLLFLIAGLLLFASLSVIPAQDKGLALFKLAWLFGGLALFWVTAFFPYNKLKFLAAFLTGLAFEAGLGMWQFVTQSSFQSKWLGMALHNASELGTSVIEVYIPGELPERWLRAYGGLDHPNILGGALAIAGLLAVYWMANHPNAEKKAGMYLKNIFLALYLVIISGLFFSFSRAAWLGFGIGLAGFLLIAVLSKNLVRQRELLKILLVSGVLVFCFYRLYPDLVATRAAGNTRLEAMSSDERMASDQEALGIIRHNPVLGVGIGNYVNYSFKTAEKSAAKGKDLAISAEWQPAHNAFLLLGAEIGLIGLVVALAIGIYLLYLARGKSKPILAILACFLILTLFDHWLWSLHFGMFFTWVILGFAVKLSAAESLPETKA; encoded by the coding sequence ATGGCTAACAATAAAAAAAATATTGTTTTTTTTCTTGAAAAAGGGTTAAATTTTTCTTTTTATTTTTTTCTTCTTATTTTGCCTCTCCAGACGCGCTATATTATCAAATCGGGAGTGCTCGGCACGGGTTATTCCGAATACGGCACTGTGTCTTTGTATGCCTCTGATATAGTCCTGGCAGTAGTAATTTTATTCGCCATATTCCTTGCGGTTGTTGGTTTTTTGAAACGCAATGATACTCAAAAAAATGAACGTCCGGCAGTTATAAACAAGCTTCTTTTATTCCTGATTGCCGGCCTTCTTTTATTCGCGTCTTTGTCGGTTATTCCTGCCCAAGATAAGGGGCTGGCATTATTTAAATTAGCCTGGCTGTTTGGAGGCTTGGCCTTATTTTGGGTTACGGCATTTTTCCCTTACAATAAGCTGAAGTTTTTGGCTGCCTTTTTAACCGGGTTAGCCTTTGAAGCCGGGTTAGGAATGTGGCAATTTGTCACCCAGTCCAGCTTCCAGAGCAAATGGCTGGGAATGGCTCTGCACAACGCTTCAGAACTCGGTACGTCGGTAATTGAAGTTTATATTCCCGGGGAACTGCCAGAGCGCTGGCTAAGAGCCTATGGCGGACTGGACCACCCCAATATCTTAGGCGGAGCGCTGGCTATCGCGGGGCTTTTGGCCGTCTATTGGATGGCCAATCATCCTAACGCAGAAAAGAAAGCTGGCATGTACTTAAAAAACATATTTCTCGCCCTATACCTCGTAATAATTTCCGGGCTGTTTTTTAGCTTTTCCCGCGCCGCCTGGCTGGGTTTTGGCATTGGCCTGGCCGGATTTCTGTTAATAGCCGTGTTGTCAAAGAATCTTGTCCGCCAAAGGGAATTGCTTAAAATTTTACTTGTCTCGGGCGTGCTGGTTTTTTGCTTCTACCGGCTATATCCGGATTTGGTGGCAACCAGGGCCGCAGGAAATACCCGCCTGGAGGCTATGTCTAGCGATGAGCGGATGGCTTCAGATCAGGAGGCTCTGGGCATTATCCGCCATAATCCAGTATTGGGAGTCGGGATAGGCAATTACGTGAATTATAGCTTTAAAACGGCCGAAAAAAGCGCGGCAAAGGGTAAAGACCTAGCCATAAGCGCCGAATGGCAGCCGGCCCATAATGCATTTTTACTTTTAGGGGCGGAAATCGGCCTCATCGGCCTGGTTGTCGCTCTTGCGATCGGGATATATCTACTTTACCTGGCGCGGGGAAAATCCAAACCAATTCTGGCAATTCTTGCCTGCTTTTTAATATTAACGCTATTTGACCATTGGCTATGGAGCCTGCATTTTGGGATGTTTTTTACCTGGGTTATCCTGGGCTTCGCGGTTAAACTTTCAGCCGCTGAAAGTTTACCTGAAACAAAGGCATAA
- a CDS encoding DNA recombination protein RmuC, with product MEGIIILLLALLCFGIIGVIFLLMRKKDRAGGLMDEKMIAMMERLNMLNDQNKDMRRALDDKLAETHRVTQSQFRSTQDQLGQTMRTAQAMANHSAKLISDVTEKLTKLDETNKQVINFSAQLQSLQDILKNPKQRGVLGEYFLEETLKNVLPPNSYEMQYKFKDGSIVDAVVFVGDKIIPVDSKFSLENYERILNCSDPAEKEKLEKLFKQDLKDRIDETSKYVKPGEKTLDFAFMFIPSEAIFYDLLVNKVGAIKINTRDLIEYAFCDKKVIIVSPTSFLAYLQTVLQGLRALQIEESAKTIRHNVEKLSRHILSYEEFMKKLGASMKVTVSHYNSAYREFGKIDKDVAKIIEGKPRAQVVQIEKPKDE from the coding sequence ATGGAGGGGATTATAATTTTATTACTGGCATTATTGTGCTTCGGCATCATCGGAGTAATTTTTCTTTTAATGAGAAAGAAAGACAGGGCGGGCGGTTTGATGGACGAGAAGATGATTGCCATGATGGAGCGCCTCAACATGCTAAACGACCAGAACAAGGATATGCGCCGGGCTTTGGACGACAAGCTCGCCGAAACCCACCGCGTTACCCAGTCCCAATTCCGCTCCACCCAGGACCAGCTCGGCCAAACCATGCGCACCGCCCAGGCAATGGCCAATCATTCAGCCAAGCTGATTTCCGATGTAACGGAAAAGCTTACCAAGCTTGATGAGACCAATAAGCAGGTAATTAATTTTTCCGCCCAATTGCAAAGCCTCCAGGACATACTAAAGAATCCGAAACAGCGGGGAGTGCTAGGCGAGTATTTTCTGGAAGAAACATTGAAAAACGTCCTTCCGCCCAACTCCTACGAAATGCAATATAAATTCAAAGACGGGTCGATTGTTGACGCGGTAGTTTTTGTCGGCGATAAGATTATTCCGGTTGATTCGAAATTTTCTTTGGAAAATTACGAGCGAATATTAAACTGCAGTGATCCGGCAGAAAAGGAAAAGCTCGAAAAATTATTCAAGCAGGATTTAAAAGACCGGATTGACGAAACCTCCAAGTACGTAAAGCCGGGAGAGAAAACGCTCGACTTCGCTTTCATGTTCATACCGTCTGAAGCCATATTTTACGACCTTTTGGTCAATAAAGTCGGGGCGATCAAGATTAATACCCGGGATTTGATCGAATACGCGTTTTGCGATAAGAAGGTAATAATAGTATCGCCGACCTCGTTTCTGGCTTATTTGCAGACTGTATTGCAGGGGCTCCGGGCTTTGCAGATTGAAGAGTCGGCCAAGACGATAAGGCACAACGTTGAGAAGCTATCCCGCCATATCCTGTCTTATGAGGAGTTTATGAAAAAGCTCGGCGCCAGCATGAAGGTAACTGTTAGCCACTATAACAGCGCCTACCGCGAGTTCGGTAAAATCGATAAAGACGTGGCTAAAATAATCGAAGGCAAGCCCCGGGCCCAGGTGGTGCAGATTGAAAAACCCAAGGACGAATGA
- the uvrA gene encoding excinuclease ABC subunit UvrA, translating to MKNSITIKGARVHNLKNVSLEIPRDKLVVITGLSGSGKSSLAFDTIYAEGQRRYVESLSAYARQFIGLMDKPDVDLIEGLSPAISIDQKSASSNPRSTVGTVTEIYDYLRLLYARIGDPHCPKCGNKIKTYTVDEIVENILKNYSGEDVYVLAPLIKDKKGEHKGILINIKKAGFTRIRYDKGVISLEEAEDLSVDKNKRHTVEIVIDRLAVGAGKEDRARLAEAVEKALDLANGLITIYKVKQAPGNGLADKTYSRLFACPDCGLSLPEIEPRLFSFNNPHGACPECGGIGTKLEVDPSLVLNQNLTIAQGAIRPWSHGTAGSQSWLLRILGTVALKNGFDLNTPIKNLSPKQLHIVLYGTGEKNYNVEYQSDRFSGQLTTEFEGVIPNLERRYKQTESDYIRKEIEGYMRVLPCPACEGRRLKPEALAVKIDSQSIHEVASLSIDEVFKFFVQLEAGDKLTAKKRKISNQVVKEIKSRLQFLLNVGLSYLTLSRAANTLSGGEAQRIRLATQIGSQLMGVLYILDEPSIGLHQRDNTKLISTLMNLRDLGNTVIVVEHDEQTIEAADYVVDVGPGAGEHGGEIVAAGTLKQIIKSPKSITGHYLSGKKSISAPKNYRPGNGQSIKIFGASENNLKNLDVEIPLGKFTAITGVSGSGKSTLMDDILSRALAQKFYRAKEQPGKHDRIEGTSQINKVINIDQSPIGRTPRSNAATYTGAFTPIRELFAALPEAKLRGYKAGRFSFNVVGGRCEACSGDGLVKIEMQFLPDIYIECEVCHGTRYNKEALEVHYKEKNISEILNMTVEEASSFFKNIPIVRQKLETLNEVGLGYIKLGQSATTLSGGEAQRIKLASELSRRDTGSTLYILDEPTTGLHFDDIKRLLSVLQKLVDKGNTVLIIEHNLDVIKSVDWIIDLGPEGGDKGGQIIATGTPSQVAKVKKSYTGQYLAKIIK from the coding sequence ATGAAAAACTCCATCACTATAAAAGGCGCGCGCGTCCATAATTTAAAAAACGTCTCGCTGGAAATTCCCCGCGATAAGCTAGTGGTCATAACCGGCCTTTCCGGCTCCGGCAAATCCTCTTTGGCTTTTGATACAATTTACGCCGAGGGCCAGCGCCGGTATGTTGAATCGCTTTCGGCTTACGCCCGGCAGTTTATTGGACTCATGGACAAACCGGACGTTGATCTGATTGAAGGGCTTTCGCCGGCTATTTCCATTGACCAAAAATCCGCCTCCTCCAATCCGCGTTCCACCGTCGGAACAGTAACGGAAATTTACGATTATCTCCGCTTGCTTTACGCCCGGATCGGCGACCCCCATTGCCCCAAATGCGGAAATAAAATAAAGACCTATACGGTTGATGAAATCGTAGAAAATATTTTAAAAAACTATTCGGGCGAAGATGTTTATGTCCTGGCCCCGCTAATTAAAGACAAAAAGGGCGAACATAAAGGCATTCTCATTAACATTAAAAAAGCCGGATTCACCCGGATTAGGTATGACAAAGGCGTAATCAGCCTGGAAGAGGCCGAAGATTTAAGCGTGGATAAAAATAAGCGCCATACGGTAGAAATAGTAATCGACCGGCTGGCGGTCGGCGCAGGAAAGGAAGACCGGGCGCGCCTGGCTGAAGCGGTAGAAAAAGCCCTGGATCTAGCCAATGGACTGATAACTATCTATAAGGTAAAACAAGCTCCGGGCAATGGTTTGGCTGACAAGACTTATTCCCGGCTTTTCGCCTGCCCGGATTGCGGTTTAAGCCTTCCGGAGATTGAACCCCGGCTCTTTTCGTTTAATAACCCGCACGGCGCCTGCCCGGAATGCGGGGGTATCGGGACTAAGCTGGAAGTGGATCCTAGCCTTGTCCTAAACCAAAATTTAACTATTGCCCAGGGCGCCATCCGCCCCTGGTCGCATGGCACCGCCGGCTCCCAATCCTGGCTTTTGCGCATATTAGGCACTGTGGCTCTAAAAAACGGCTTTGACTTGAATACGCCGATAAAAAACCTTTCTCCCAAACAGCTCCATATCGTTTTGTACGGCACCGGCGAAAAAAACTATAATGTCGAATATCAGTCAGACCGCTTTTCCGGCCAGCTTACGACGGAATTCGAAGGCGTCATCCCAAACCTGGAGCGCCGCTACAAGCAAACCGAATCCGATTATATAAGAAAAGAAATTGAAGGCTATATGCGCGTCCTTCCCTGCCCCGCCTGCGAAGGCCGGCGCTTAAAACCCGAAGCTTTGGCCGTAAAAATCGACAGCCAATCGATCCACGAAGTTGCTTCTTTATCGATAGACGAGGTGTTCAAATTTTTTGTACAGCTCGAAGCCGGGGATAAATTAACCGCCAAAAAGAGAAAAATTTCCAATCAGGTTGTCAAGGAAATAAAATCCCGCCTGCAGTTCCTCTTAAACGTCGGCCTTTCTTATCTTACTTTGAGCCGGGCGGCCAATACCTTGTCCGGCGGCGAGGCCCAAAGGATACGCCTCGCTACCCAAATCGGCTCCCAGCTGATGGGGGTTTTGTATATTCTAGACGAGCCGTCAATCGGACTGCACCAAAGGGATAATACCAAGTTAATAAGCACGCTTATGAACCTGCGCGATTTAGGCAATACTGTAATTGTTGTCGAGCATGACGAGCAAACTATCGAAGCGGCCGATTATGTCGTTGATGTCGGACCGGGCGCTGGAGAACACGGCGGGGAAATCGTCGCCGCCGGCACCTTGAAGCAAATTATTAAATCTCCAAAATCCATAACCGGCCATTATCTTTCGGGAAAGAAATCTATTTCCGCGCCGAAAAATTACCGGCCGGGAAACGGCCAATCGATAAAAATATTCGGCGCGTCGGAAAATAACTTAAAAAATCTCGACGTCGAAATTCCTTTGGGAAAATTTACCGCCATTACCGGAGTTTCCGGCTCGGGAAAATCTACCTTAATGGACGACATATTGTCGCGCGCCCTGGCCCAAAAATTTTACCGGGCCAAAGAACAGCCCGGCAAGCACGACCGGATTGAAGGCACCAGCCAGATTAACAAAGTCATTAATATTGACCAATCGCCTATCGGCCGGACTCCCCGCTCCAACGCGGCCACCTATACCGGCGCTTTTACGCCGATACGCGAACTCTTTGCCGCCCTGCCGGAAGCCAAGCTCCGGGGTTATAAAGCCGGCAGGTTTTCTTTTAACGTCGTCGGCGGACGGTGCGAGGCCTGCTCGGGCGACGGTTTGGTTAAAATCGAAATGCAATTTCTTCCTGACATCTATATTGAATGCGAAGTCTGCCACGGCACCCGCTATAATAAGGAGGCTTTGGAAGTCCATTACAAAGAAAAAAATATTTCTGAAATTCTCAACATGACGGTTGAAGAGGCCTCTTCTTTTTTTAAAAATATTCCGATTGTCCGGCAAAAACTGGAAACCTTGAACGAAGTCGGCTTAGGCTATATTAAGCTCGGCCAATCCGCCACTACTCTGTCCGGCGGCGAAGCCCAAAGAATCAAGCTGGCTAGCGAACTGTCCCGGCGCGACACCGGGAGTACTCTTTACATCCTGGACGAGCCGACCACCGGCTTGCATTTTGATGACATAAAAAGGCTTCTTTCCGTCCTGCAAAAATTAGTGGACAAGGGCAATACGGTTTTGATTATTGAGCATAATTTGGATGTTATTAAGTCCGTTGACTGGATTATCGACCTTGGCCCCGAAGGCGGCGACAAAGGCGGACAAATTATCGCCACCGGAACTCCAAGCCAGGTGGCCAAGGTTAAGAAATCCTATACCGGCCAGTATCTGGCCAAGATTATAAAATGA
- a CDS encoding metallophosphoesterase family protein, whose amino-acid sequence MKIVIISDIHDNLVNLDKCLEWCGKNKISKLLCLGDVTNAETLGRLAESFNGPIYLVRGNMEIYEESEAKKYNNINYLGRYGLAQFEEIKAGLCHEPKFVKEVMALDPMLYYVFYGHTHKPWLEKDKGVTIINPGTLGGVFQKATFAVWNLPEPGQAGEEDEKIELILLESLKEN is encoded by the coding sequence ATGAAAATAGTGATTATTTCCGATATCCATGATAATCTGGTTAATCTGGACAAATGCTTAGAGTGGTGCGGAAAAAATAAAATTAGCAAGCTTCTTTGCCTGGGCGACGTTACGAACGCGGAAACACTAGGAAGGCTGGCGGAAAGTTTTAACGGCCCGATTTATCTTGTAAGAGGCAATATGGAAATTTACGAAGAAAGCGAAGCGAAAAAATATAATAATATCAATTATCTCGGGAGGTATGGATTAGCGCAATTCGAGGAAATCAAAGCCGGACTCTGCCATGAACCTAAATTTGTTAAAGAAGTTATGGCCCTTGATCCGATGCTTTATTACGTATTTTACGGCCACACGCATAAGCCCTGGCTGGAAAAGGATAAAGGCGTGACGATTATAAATCCCGGCACTTTGGGCGGAGTGTTCCAGAAAGCCACTTTTGCCGTTTGGAATCTGCCGGAGCCTGGGCAGGCGGGCGAAGAAGATGAGAAGATTGAGTTAATTTTACTCGAGAGCTTAAAAGAAAATTAA
- a CDS encoding aromatic amino acid transport family protein — MTKRYWFALAALIGYIIGVGMFGLPFLFMRAGLWPCLILIAVIGTVQYYIHLIYASVIADTPGYHRTPGYAKIYLGEKGKHFAFFASMIGNYGAVLAYIIVGGIFAHELFNPIFGGSLLFYTTALYVFMAGVVLFGIKAIARFELIFTLALLVIIVIITKIGAGYVDFTNYNPIDWKYALLPYGAILFAFDGGGAIPIVAEIVKKDKKQLKSAVAWGTFISIAMITFFALVVAGITGKATTPDGLVGLWNILDGKIIQISLVFGLLVIATSFFGVAQCIKEIFTWDYKVRPGLAFIFAVVLPYLLFLAGLNNFINVISFAGAISGGLTGISLILIFRKMEKKEKRTSFFKHKPGLIFLSLVFILFAAGILYEVLMFGRT, encoded by the coding sequence ATGACAAAACGTTATTGGTTTGCCCTGGCGGCATTAATCGGTTATATCATCGGCGTCGGCATGTTCGGACTGCCGTTTTTATTTATGCGCGCCGGCCTCTGGCCCTGCCTTATTTTAATCGCCGTTATCGGGACGGTGCAATATTACATCCATTTGATATATGCCTCGGTAATCGCCGATACGCCGGGCTATCACCGCACGCCGGGCTACGCGAAAATTTACCTCGGTGAAAAGGGAAAACATTTCGCCTTCTTTGCTTCGATGATTGGGAATTACGGCGCCGTTTTAGCTTATATAATTGTCGGCGGAATTTTTGCCCATGAACTCTTTAACCCAATTTTCGGCGGGAGCCTCCTTTTTTATACTACCGCGCTGTATGTTTTTATGGCCGGCGTGGTTTTGTTCGGGATTAAAGCTATTGCCCGCTTTGAATTGATATTTACCCTGGCCTTACTCGTTATTATAGTTATAATTACGAAAATCGGAGCCGGTTATGTTGATTTTACTAATTACAACCCGATCGACTGGAAATACGCGCTTCTCCCTTACGGCGCCATCCTTTTTGCCTTTGACGGCGGCGGGGCGATTCCGATTGTAGCGGAAATAGTAAAAAAAGATAAAAAACAATTGAAGTCGGCCGTGGCCTGGGGCACTTTCATTTCCATAGCGATGATTACCTTTTTCGCCTTGGTGGTGGCCGGAATAACAGGGAAGGCGACAACGCCTGACGGGCTGGTCGGGCTCTGGAATATCTTAGACGGCAAGATAATCCAAATCTCTCTGGTCTTCGGGCTTTTAGTAATTGCCACTTCTTTTTTCGGCGTCGCCCAGTGCATTAAGGAAATTTTTACCTGGGATTACAAAGTCCGCCCGGGCCTCGCGTTTATTTTTGCCGTAGTTTTACCGTATCTCTTATTTTTGGCCGGGCTGAATAATTTTATTAACGTCATCAGTTTTGCCGGAGCAATCTCCGGCGGGCTTACCGGTATTTCATTGATTTTAATTTTCCGCAAGATGGAGAAAAAAGAAAAAAGGACTTCGTTCTTCAAACATAAGCCCGGGTTGATTTTTTTGAGCCTGGTATTTATTTTGTTCGCGGCCGGAATTTTATATGAGGTTTTAATGTTTGGCCGGACATAA
- the amrB gene encoding AmmeMemoRadiSam system protein B, translated as MEASEIDKKKYLIIGLFIAGLFILVLGAGAAGFIADVAGARSKLLAGISQKKNQVWHESKPGDKKFYDQAFSFSRLDRKKDFLEKEIAGGVIPHHLLAADLIADFYSAFSGDEYETIVLLGPNHFGAGEGRIITSEASWKTPYGDLEADQGIIEELALKKIAVPDEGIFDKEHAIYGETAFIKKVFPKAKFLPLVLRPGLKKEEAESLARALYEISKKKKILIIASVDFTHNADSETAMKNDRESIGALENLDCEKIYSLKLDSPGSIYTLARYAELKGAINFNLFNNSNSALLSGKPEIKNATSYVTGVFAAGGKGESGASDADGRENERGDEGSMKGVKESLRLLFFGDLMLDRHVGEKIKSKGADYPFAKLIKPDEGGENIFSGKDLVSANLEGAVTDLGAHYPPANSYDFAFSPDLIKSLKKYNFNFFNLANNHFSDQGERGIMETRENLKALGFDFSGCKDAQIGDCSSVIVEKGGKKIGLAGFSMVYKNFSLEKAREAVEKLKKETDLVIVNIHWGAEYQHNNNSSQKNTGQALIDSGADIIIGHHPHVMQGMEIYKGKPIFYSLGNFVFDQYFSEDTQEELALSIGWAPDKLQIEFLPMSSKLSQPELMESGKKKKLLEKFVGWSVQDGLDKENIIKEGQLIISGR; from the coding sequence ATGGAAGCGTCCGAAATTGACAAGAAGAAATATTTAATAATAGGCCTCTTTATTGCAGGCCTATTTATTTTAGTTTTAGGCGCGGGAGCGGCTGGCTTTATCGCGGATGTGGCGGGCGCAAGGTCAAAACTACTGGCCGGCATTTCCCAAAAAAAGAATCAAGTTTGGCACGAATCAAAGCCTGGCGATAAAAAATTTTATGATCAGGCATTTAGCTTTTCCCGGCTGGACCGAAAGAAAGATTTTTTAGAAAAAGAAATTGCCGGCGGGGTTATTCCGCACCATCTTTTAGCCGCGGATTTAATCGCGGATTTTTATTCGGCTTTCTCGGGCGATGAATACGAGACAATCGTGCTTTTGGGCCCCAATCATTTCGGGGCGGGCGAAGGAAGGATAATAACCTCGGAAGCCAGCTGGAAGACGCCTTATGGAGACTTAGAAGCGGACCAGGGAATTATAGAAGAATTGGCTTTGAAGAAGATCGCCGTGCCGGACGAAGGGATTTTTGACAAGGAGCACGCAATTTACGGAGAAACGGCTTTTATAAAAAAAGTTTTCCCCAAGGCTAAATTTCTCCCCTTGGTTTTAAGGCCGGGATTGAAAAAGGAGGAAGCCGAAAGCCTGGCCCGGGCGCTTTATGAAATTTCCAAAAAGAAAAAAATTCTTATTATCGCGAGCGTAGATTTTACCCATAACGCCGACAGTGAAACGGCAATGAAAAACGACCGGGAAAGCATCGGGGCTTTGGAAAATCTCGACTGTGAAAAAATCTATAGCCTGAAACTGGATTCGCCCGGGTCGATTTATACTCTCGCGAGATACGCGGAATTAAAAGGCGCAATAAATTTTAATTTGTTCAATAATTCTAATTCGGCTTTATTGTCGGGCAAGCCGGAAATAAAAAACGCGACCAGCTACGTAACCGGAGTGTTTGCGGCGGGCGGGAAAGGGGAGAGCGGGGCGAGCGATGCGGACGGAAGAGAAAATGAACGCGGGGATGAAGGCAGTATGAAAGGCGTTAAAGAAAGTTTAAGGCTTCTATTTTTCGGCGATTTGATGCTTGACCGGCACGTGGGTGAAAAAATTAAATCCAAAGGCGCCGATTATCCTTTTGCAAAACTCATAAAACCGGACGAAGGCGGAGAAAATATTTTTAGCGGAAAAGACCTGGTGTCCGCCAACTTGGAAGGAGCCGTAACCGATTTGGGCGCGCATTATCCGCCCGCCAATAGTTATGATTTCGCCTTTTCTCCGGATCTCATCAAGAGCTTGAAAAAATACAATTTCAATTTTTTCAATTTAGCCAACAATCATTTTTCCGATCAAGGGGAGCGTGGTATAATGGAAACGAGAGAAAATTTGAAAGCTCTCGGGTTTGATTTTTCCGGCTGTAAAGACGCCCAAATTGGCGATTGCTCAAGCGTAATCGTGGAAAAGGGCGGGAAAAAGATCGGCCTGGCGGGCTTTAGCATGGTTTATAAAAATTTCAGCCTGGAAAAAGCCCGGGAGGCCGTGGAAAAATTGAAAAAAGAAACTGATCTGGTAATTGTTAACATCCATTGGGGAGCAGAATACCAGCATAATAATAATTCCAGCCAAAAAAATACCGGCCAGGCGCTAATCGATTCCGGCGCCGATATAATAATCGGACACCATCCGCACGTAATGCAGGGAATGGAAATTTATAAAGGAAAGCCGATTTTTTACTCGCTCGGCAATTTCGTCTTTGACCAGTACTTTTCCGAAGACACCCAGGAAGAGTTAGCGCTTTCAATCGGCTGGGCGCCGGATAAACTGCAAATTGAATTTTTGCCTATGAGCTCTAAATTGAGCCAGCCGGAACTGATGGAAAGCGGGAAAAAGAAAAAGTTATTGGAGAAGTTTGTCGGCTGGTCAGTCCAGGACGGCCTGGATAAAGAAAATATTATTAAAGAGGGGCAGTTGATAATAAGCGGAAGATGA